One Brassica napus cultivar Da-Ae chromosome C2, Da-Ae, whole genome shotgun sequence DNA window includes the following coding sequences:
- the LOC106379299 gene encoding uncharacterized protein LOC106379299 produces the protein MPLRIRPLSFLFLMLIVCSSSLVKGFVQLEGAKMHESFMLYKSEEVEVKKISSHRKLMFHSTTDYDDAGANPKHDPRRRPGGKP, from the exons atgCCTCTTAGGATCAGACCCTTATCTTTCCTCTTCCTCATGCTCATTGTTTGCTCTTCATCATTAG TGAAAGGCTTTGTCCAGCTTGAAGGCGCAAAGATGCATGAAAGTTTCATGCTTTACAAG agTGAGGAGGTGGAAGTGAAGAAGATCTCGAGTCACAGGAAGTTGATGTTCCACTCGACTACGGACTACGACGACGCAGGAGCCAACCCTAAGCACGACCCAAGAAGGAGGCCCGGAGGCAAGCCTTGA
- the LOC106429853 gene encoding uncharacterized protein LOC106429853, with product MSMLLRRLSSLGLGKPHVSVRSSLLLHSRGFSTSLLQTPPCRIVLAEPCGGDLGKLVVMNLNELECKDLEKKVPLELVDDEDSKIIIGASGGWIATLKEDGVLRLQDDFNPVASDTNPKRIPLPPLVTLPHCQTKIITNVSVSSSSPEDDEDCVVAIKFLGPQLSFCKPAGKSGKPEWTNIKIENPCFYSSRVMFSKKDNMFRIPGSGGHLIGSWDPYKPSNNPTFQRLRFKNMPKLTKAKQNLMDLCCRSEHLVESRPTGETFLVKQYKKTIKITKAGIARMRTKALMVFKLDNEGNAVYTQEIGDLVTFLSMSEPFCVPATSFPGLYPNSVKFHDFDESGFVGLKSTRVWSRSYTCSAPYYIPPQNII from the coding sequence ATGTCTATGCTTCTGAGACGGCTCTCGAGTCTCGGACTTGGGAAACCTCATGTGTCCGTGAgatcctctcttcttcttcactctagAGGATTCTCAACTTCCTTGCTTCAAACCCCTCCTTGTAGAATCGTCTTGGCTGAGCCCTGTGGAGGGGATCTCGGAAAACTTGTGGTAATGAATTTAAATGAACTTGAGTGCAAGGATTTGGAGAAGAAGGTGCCTCTGGAGTTAGTGGATGATGAAGACTCAAAGATAATAATAGGGGCATCCGGTGGCTGGATAGCTACTCTAAAGGAAGATGGAGTGCTGCGTCTCCAAGACGATTTCAACCCTGTTGCTTCTGATACAAATCCGAAACGCATCCCACTGCCTCCTCTGGTGACTCTGCCTCATTGCCAAACCAAAATCATCACCAACGTGTCAGTGTCCTCATCTTCTCCAGAGGATGATGAGGACTGTGTCGTGGCTATCAAGTTCTTGGGACCGCAGCTCAGCTTTTGCAAACCAGCCGGTAAGAGTGGTAAACCAGAGTGGACCAACATCAAGATCGAAAACCCCTGCTTCTACTCCTCCCGTGTCATGTTTTCCAAGAAAGACAATATGTTTCGTATTCCCGGATCTGGAGGCCATCTCATCGGTTCATGGGATCCCTACAAACCCAGCAATAACCCCACGTTTCAGAGGTTGCGGTTTAAAAACATGCCCAAGCTCACCAAGGCTAAACAGAATCTTATGGATTTGTGCTGCAGGAGCGAGCACTTGGTGGAGTCACGACCCACGGGTGAAACTTTCTTGGTCAAGCAGTACAAGAAGACAATCAAGATCACCAAGGCTGGTATTGCTAGAATGAGAACCAAAGCTTTAATGGTATTCAAGCTAGACAATGAAGGAAATGCTGTTTACACTCAAGAAATTGGAGATCTCGTCACGTTCCTTTCAATGTCTGAACCTTTCTGTGTCCCTGCTACTTCCTTTCCTGGCTTGTACCCTAACAGTGTCAAATTCCATGATTTCGACGAATCAGGTTTTGTCGGTCTGAAATCCACAAGAGTCTGGAGTAGATCTTATACATGTAGTGCCCCTTACTACATTCCACCACAAAATATTATCTAG
- the LOC106380964 gene encoding WD repeat-containing protein 44 — protein sequence MDYSSQEEDLQFFYAKEEEMMTASDFDVWNDSPASVVERRRKFLQWMEDLAQPIKFESDGASENCVEAEQISGGFSSSSSQVSSSASSLVEVSEELLSLNVDGCDVTRWESSSTASSSSSRCCPLKETEKQGNIKKGWFTRLRSFGCSADYTKIRASSSSYGHVLSRVKVKHCRKQTKELSALYQSQDIKAHNGSISAMKFSGDGKYLASSGEDGIVRVWKVIEDKRSRPPRDCLNPTCMYFEVNDHSQLKPVLLDEEKPNKTTESFKRTSDSACVVFPPKAFRIMEKPLHEFRGHTGEVLDISWSMDNYLLSASMDKTVRLWQVGCNDCLGVFTHNSYVTSVQFDPVNENYFMSGSVDGKVRIWNVSGCNVVDWVDLKDIISAVCYRPDGKGGIIGSLSGGCRFFYMSGDYLELDSQIHLLSKKKSSNKRITGFQFLPQDQSKVLVVSADSKVRILQGRDVVRKYKGVCKTRSLTSVSLTSDGKHIVSACEDSNIYIWSNGEESDSSSSQTKKIRSFERFSTNASVAATWCGFLDHNATLPFSSPSCLSYEGFVPGSIPKGSATWPEENLPANPLSSSTMSASHYKFLKSSYQRATNSSLAWGMVIVTGGWDGRIRTFQNYGLPVTTA from the exons ATGGATTACTCGTCTCAAGAGGAAGATTTGCAGTTTTTTTATGCCaaggaagaagagatgatgaCGGCATCCGACTTCGATGTATGGAATGATTCACCTGCAAGTGTTGTGGAGCGGCGGAGGAAGTTCTTGCAGTGGATGGAAGATCTTGCTCAACCTATCAAGTTTGAGTCTGATGGAGCTTCAGAGAACTGTGTTGAAGCTGAGCAGATATCTGGAGGATTCAGCTCTTCTTCTAGTCAGGTATCTTCCTCTGCTTCAAGCCTAGTGGAAGTTTCCGAGGAGTTGTTGTCTCTGAATGTGGATGGATGCGATGTAACGAGATGGGAGAGCTCTTCAACGGCATCATCTTCTAGTTCCAGATGTTGTCCATTGAAGGAAACAGAGAAGCAGGGCAATATCAAGAAGGGATGGTTCACCAGGCTGCGCTCTTTTGGATGTTCCGCGGATTATACAAAGATCAGAGCTTCTTCTTCTAGCTACGGCCATGTGCTTTCAAGAGTTAAGGTCAAGCATTGTAGGAAACAGACCAAAGAGCTCTCAGCTCTTTATCAAAGCCAAGACATTAAAGCTCACAACGGTTCCATCTCGGCCATGAAGTTTAGCGGCGATGGGAAGTATCTCGCAAGCTCTGGTGAAGATGGGATTGTGCGCGTCTGGAAAGTCATCGAGGATAAGAGATCTAGACCACCAAGAGATTGCCTTAACCCTACTTGTATGTACTTTGAGGTAAATGATCATTCCCAGTTGAAACCGGTCTTGTTAGATGAAGAGAAACCAAACAAGACGACAGAAAGTTTCAAGAGAACATCTGATTCAGCCTGCGTCGTCTTCCCTCCTAAAGCTTTCCGGATAATGGAGAAACCCTTACATGAGTTCCGCGGCCACACTGGTGAAGTCTTGGACATCTCATGGTCAATGGATAAC TATCTTCTCTCGGCGTCAATGGATAAAACTGTTCGTCTATGGCAAGTTGGTTGCAACGATTGTCTTGGAGTTTTCACTCACAATAGTTATG tGACGTCTGTTCAGTTCGACCCGGTGAATGAGAACTACTTCATGAGTGGTTCAGTTGATGGGAAAGTTCGAATCTGGAACGTTTCTGGTTGCAATGTTGTTGATTGGGTTGATCTCAAAGACATTATATCCGCAGTGTGTTATCGTCCGGATGGAAAGGGAGGAATCATTGGTTCTCTGAGTGGAGGCTGCAGATTCTTTTACATGTCTGGAGACTATTTAGAATTGGACTCTCAGATACATTTGCTTAGcaaaaagaagtcttctaataAACGTATAACAGGCTTTCAG TTCTTACCACAAGATCAGAGCAAAGTCCTGGTTGTTTCCGCTGATTCCAAAGTCAGAATTCTCCAAGGCAGAGATGTTGTCAGAAAATACAAAG GTGTTTGCAAGACGAGAAGCCTCACGTCAGTGTCTCTCACGTCTGATGGGAAGCACATTGTGTCAGCTTGTGAGGactccaatatatatatatggagcaatggagaggaatcagattcttcttcttcccaaacCAAAAAGATTAGATCTTTTGAACGTTTCTCCACCAATGCATCCGTTGCAGCAACCTGGTGTGGATTCTTAGATCACAACGCAACTCTCCCGTTTTCTTCACCCTCTTGCTTATCTTATGAAGGATTTGTCCCTGGATCAATCCCCAAAGGAAGCGCGACGTGGCCAGAGGAAAACTTACCTGCAAATCCTCTTTCCTCGTCCACAATGAGTGCATCACACTACAAGTTTCTCAAGTCCTCATACCAGAGAGCAACGAATAGCTCTCTAGCTTGGGGTATGGTCATTGTCACAGGTGGTTGGGACGGACGGATCAGAACATTTCAGAACTACGGCTTGCCTGTGACTACAGCTTGA